Proteins encoded in a region of the Pseudomonas denitrificans (nom. rej.) genome:
- a CDS encoding adenylate/guanylate cyclase domain-containing protein, producing MKPNVLERSSSPLTPAPLREYHSRVLAYIAVAATITAGTFARYFGYEILWMIPYALLYPHLAQQVSRRFKRDNPQRTRLVLLFIDALHAGIATTLLGFSEVPSLMLVLILAFSALIIGGLRSLGLALLVALSAAVLSAALIAPAYKGQTPSIVALVSVLFSTLYICITAFFVHQQGLRLAQARSDITLEQEKAARLASNLAKYLSPQVWESIFSGKRTVRLETQRKKLTVFFSDIKGFTELSEELEAEALTDMLNNYLNEMSKIALKYGGTIDKFVGDCVMVFFGDPATQGAKKDAVAAVSMAVAMRKHMKVMRQQWRAQGITKPLEVRMGLNTGYCTVGNFGADTRMDYTIIGREVNLASRLESAAEAGEILISHETYSLVKDVLMCRDKGQIAVKGFSKPVQIYQVVDFRRDLGSNPSFVEHEVPGFSMYLDTNNVQNYDKERVIQALQQAAEKLKDKIIL from the coding sequence GGCACCTTCGCCAGGTACTTCGGCTACGAGATCCTCTGGATGATCCCGTACGCCCTGCTCTACCCGCACCTCGCCCAGCAGGTCAGCCGCCGCTTCAAGCGCGACAACCCGCAACGCACCCGCCTGGTACTGCTGTTCATCGACGCCCTGCACGCCGGCATCGCCACCACGCTGCTGGGCTTCTCCGAAGTACCCAGCCTGATGCTGGTGCTGATCCTCGCCTTCTCCGCGCTGATCATCGGCGGCCTGCGCTCCCTGGGCCTGGCACTGCTGGTGGCGCTGAGCGCCGCGGTCCTCAGCGCCGCGCTGATCGCCCCGGCCTACAAGGGCCAGACGCCGAGCATCGTCGCGCTGGTCAGCGTGCTGTTCTCCACCCTGTACATCTGCATCACCGCCTTCTTCGTGCACCAGCAGGGCCTGCGCCTGGCCCAGGCCCGCTCGGACATCACCCTGGAGCAGGAAAAGGCCGCGCGCCTGGCCAGCAACCTGGCCAAGTACCTGTCGCCACAGGTGTGGGAATCGATCTTCAGCGGCAAGCGCACGGTGCGCCTGGAGACCCAGCGCAAGAAGCTCACGGTGTTCTTCTCCGACATCAAGGGCTTCACCGAACTGTCCGAAGAGCTCGAAGCCGAAGCCCTTACCGACATGCTCAACAACTACCTCAACGAGATGTCGAAGATCGCCCTGAAGTACGGCGGCACCATCGACAAGTTCGTCGGCGACTGCGTGATGGTGTTCTTCGGCGACCCGGCCACCCAGGGCGCGAAGAAAGACGCCGTGGCCGCCGTGTCCATGGCCGTGGCCATGCGCAAGCACATGAAGGTCATGCGCCAGCAGTGGCGCGCCCAGGGCATCACCAAGCCGCTGGAAGTGCGCATGGGCCTGAACACCGGCTACTGCACCGTGGGTAACTTCGGCGCTGACACGCGCATGGACTACACCATCATCGGCCGCGAAGTGAACCTCGCCAGCCGCCTGGAAAGCGCCGCCGAAGCCGGCGAGATCCTCATCAGCCACGAGACCTACTCGCTGGTCAAGGACGTGCTGATGTGCCGCGACAAGGGCCAGATCGCGGTGAAGGGCTTCAGCAAGCCGGTGCAGATCTACCAGGTGGTCGACTTCCGCCGCGACCTGGGCTCCAACCCCAGCTTCGTCGAGCACGAGGTGCCGGGGTTCTCCATGTACCTGGACACCAACAACGTGCAGAACTACGACAAGGAACGGGTCATCCAGGCGCTGCAGCAGGCGGCGGAGAAGCTCAAGGACAAGATCATTCTTTGA